The region taatcaaggtatcaaagaaatatatttatccAGCGGTATCCAAAATattacattgtattttttttttttaaatgcaaagacTTCATAGTACTATTTTCTTAAtcgtaataattaaaaacagtttttatataattttaaatttttttacttgttttttgttttgcttagtgttcatttattattgaaattccATGTTGGAGTTCATTATCTTATTTTTCcaatttgtttgtattatatttaatgaCATCTTTTATGGGGACGAATTAAGAGGCaagaatttttatgtttgagaactggcataagtgcgaatggcCTAAGTGCGAACTGGCTTAAGTGCGAGttgacataagtgcgaactgacataagtgcaaagcagttataTCAGTTTgcaagaaattaatttaattgcctTTTGATAAAATGCCTTGAAGGTTTTCTTACCCATTTCATTAATTAGTACGAGCGCAAAATTCATtgtcaacaattttatttagattaaaaattatttgtttccaGTTTCTTTGTAATAATGTTAAAGCCATTTTACATTATTACAAAGAAACTGGAAACAAATAATTAGCTAATACTGTACAATACCATGAGGGACAAAGATTGTTCCAACAATTAGTAAgtttttcacacaaaaaaaacccTACAATCTAGCTAGAAAATATAGCGATATaagcttctaaaaaaaataatttaagattttaaactttCCGTGTTTTTAGAATGTAaccattataaaattaaataaatttgggTTGCTTTTTTTCAAGTATGTGTTTGATGGAATTGGTTGAGTgaatcaacaaaacaaaaaaccttttaaagtgCATTTTAATATACCAGTTTCAAACCTAGGAATTATGTTTATgaaactattaatttttaaacctcCCTTCTAACATTCGCGtcttattattaaacaaattgcttatttaaataattcatcaagtaaaatttataattttataattcaaaaatagcaaatttaaatattttttattaaaaatattatcatgaGAATTCAAAACGAGACCagttaaataatgttattttgtaatgttctatgatataaacaattataaattccTTAGAGAAATTACATACTTATTAATTCCTTTAATAAGTATATAACTatgcataatataaaatttcatcaaaaaaattatcaacggTTTTACAATAAGTAACAATAGTTTCTCTAGAAATTTCAATATCcagttcaaaataaaacaaatcgcATTTCCATAATTTGAATTAAgactaataaattaattgacttaatagtgcggccgtggcgcagtagttagagcgcttgctttataagcagaagattcaggttcgaaacgagcactggacatattttcgcgtcatggtaaggaaggaggcgtgaacttcctgatTAAACTACCGCGGTGCTATgcgacaagaccgttaggacttcttggggcacctaaaaaaaaatacttagtatataacatataatacttaataaacaAAGAAGTACTTCAAATAAACTGCTTATAATAAGTAAGCTGTCatattatatattcaaatataatcaAAACTAAGAATGTAAACAGCTTCAGTTTTTCTTTCTACGTAAACagattgcaatattattttttgttttcattgttgacggatggttgatacctaaaatttcagtttgtattttattaacagaataataaatttctaaagcttcgttatattttccatATCGCTcaaacagtttgcgatattGTGTTTTGTATTCATTGTTGAAGGAGGGTTGAtacttaaaatttcaatttttgtttcatcaacagaataataatttctaaagcttcggtatattttcccatatcgcTCAAACAGtttgttatatagttatatagtcagttatatagttatatagtgAAAAATGAGTTTAATTCACAAATCGATAAGTCAATCATATGCGCTAAAGCTCTAACTGGTGGTGGGAAACTTACTAGTGTTCTATTGttggttatttttataatagtgatATCAGGTGGTGTGATTTGGGTGGCCAATGTAAAAGTGGTAAACAGTCTagtcaacttttttttactttcaatgaTTGTTCCTTTCACAGTTAGTCACCGAACCAACTTTTATCAATAATACGCTTGACCTAGTGCTATCAGATGACCATGATTGTATTTATAATGCTACAATTGGTCCTTCATTTGAATGTACTCAGAAAAATTATCTTCACAATTCCATCTTATAGGATTTCAGATTTATACATCGACTAGAACTTCAAACTACacaaagtaaattatatttataacaaaagtaaCTATAATGCAATGAATAAGGGCCGAAAGGCAACCAACTGGTCAACTTATTCTCAATTAAATGAGCAGACGAAAGCCTTGAGTTGTTCAAAGACGCATACATTTTTTTCATCGAACGGAACATTCCTAACTTCAATGTGTCCTTTATCTTAAAGAAACGTAATTTAAAACCGTTTAATTCTTCTATTAAAGCAGCGACTTAAGAAAAATTTGCACTATTTATGAAGTTACGCTATGCTTCTAGTAAGTTTAAAGATAATATTCGAGTCTTACAGCAAACAAAATTGTCGAGTCGAAAAGCTTGTGGCTGACGCAGTATTAAAGTATGAGAGTGAAATTATGTCCTTTGATTCTGGCCTAGTGCCATCTGGGTAGAAATTTGCTAGTATAACGCTCATATTCAAGGAAGGTAATCTTTCTGATCCTGGAAATTACAGGTTTATTTCCATCACCTCagcttcaaaaatattgaaaaaaaaaatgcgattGTATTATTATAGGATTGGTCAAGAATTTCGGCATGCAGTTTAGTATAAATGTATACAAAGTTCTAAAGTTTTACGGTGGTTTCTCAGAATTTGACATCCCCTGACCATGTTGGACACATATAGTAGTCGCATACCTCTTAAAGCCATCGAGAAAATATTGGGTATCCTAGTTAATAATTTACTCAAATGGTCAAAGTAGATAAGTAAAGCTACTCTTAAAGCAAACTCTGTGCTTGGGATACTCAAAATTAATAGGTATATCTGCAGGGCATTAatatgcataattttttaacgATATTAAAGCAACCATTTTCTATCAACAAAATATCTTAATACGCCGAAATTACCCTACTTTACCCTAATTAATGTGTTTtgaaaagtatgtaaaaaattattcatttttttagtgtgtgaaaaattatttattttctttattgttttgaagaatattgtttattttgtgataaataaatactaatagaAACCAgcattttaatcaaaatgatatttttacctTATTTAGGATTAAAAGTAATCCTTATTTGATTTTAGACACACAACCCTGTTTACACTCACTGTATATCCGGGTAATTTAGAAACCAAATGCCaattaaacatagaaaaaaaatctttaagtataagataaactcattaaataaaaataaacaaaaacaaaattaaaaacaaatcaacaaaCAAAACATGCCATTAGAATAATACCAAACGCAGAGAGACTCTCACATCCACAACcatttattattctaaaaattctGAATGTTCAccaaataaatatcaatatcGAGTTTTTATGTACGCAATTAATAACGATACaatccaaaatattttcaaaatgctaTTTGAAAAGCAGATCACAAATACCTTGCtagatatgtaaataataattatattcatGCTAAAACACTTTTTACCAAGTTTTCTATCACACTAGAGACCTTTAGATATAAAGTATAACAATCATAAACAACACCGAAACGCTTGCaaacataaattatttcaaataaaactaaaaaaataaattcaataattaaaacataaaagaaactatataaaatattatattgtatatttttttttaaacgcaaaGACTTCTAAGTACTATATTCTTATAAtcgtaataattaaataagattattCCAACAATTAGTATTAataagtatttcaaaaaaagaatttgtagaatcaacataacaaaaaaccttaaaaagtgCATTTTAATATATCAGTTTCAAACCTAGGAATAATGTTTATggaattattaattttgaaaccTTTCGGGtctaattattaaacaaattgctttttttaaacaatataataccattcaacaaataaaatttataatttttataatcaacaaaataacaataaatgcaaaagtttaatcaacaatttttcaatttaaaagctttttttaaaagtattatcatAAAGAATTCAAAGCGAGATTAATTAATAATGGTATTTTGTAATGTTCTAcgatataaacaattatataccCCTTAgggaaatattaaaaacttgaatcattttagttattaattcattccataataatatttaataagtgtATAACTATGTATAATATGTACAATATGTACAATATGTATATGATTTCATAGGAAAAATTTTCAACAGTTAATAGTTTCTCTAGAAATAACAATATCCagttcaatataaaaaaaatctaatttacaTGCTGTGAATCAAGACTAATATATTAATAGATTTAGTATATAACATacaatacttaataaaaaaagaagtgtttCAAATAAACTGCCCATAATAAGTAAACCgtcaaaaatatattcaaatataatcaaaactaaaaaggttaactaattctatttttctttctacgcaatattattttttgttttcattgttgacggatggttgatacctaaaatttcagtttgtattatattaacagaataataaatttctaaagcttcctAATTTTTTCCCATTTCGCTCAAACAGtttgagatattattttttgtatccaTTGTtgacggatggttgatacctaaaatttcagtttgtattttatcaatagagtaataaatttctaaagcttcgttatattttcccatctTGCTCAAACAatttgcgatattattttttgtatccaTTGTtgacggatggttgataccaaaaatttcagtttgtattatattagcagaataataaatttctaaagcttcggtATATTTTCCCATCTTGCCcaaacagtttgcgatattatgttttgtagTAACTGTtgacggatggttgatacctaaaatttcagtttgtattttatcaacagaataataaatttctaaagcttcgttatattttcccatctTGCTCAAACAGTTTGCGacattattttttgtactaattgttgacggatggttgatacctaaaatttcagcttgtattttattaacagaataataaatttctaaagcttcgttgtATTTTCCTATTTCGCTCAAACAGTTTGCGACATTATTTTTTGTACCAATTGTtgacggatggttgatacctaaaatttcagtttttattttatcaacagaataataaacttctaaagcttcgttatattttcccatccTGCTcaaacagtttgcgatattatgttttgtacTCAATGTTGACGGATGGtcgatacctaaaatttcagtttttatttcttcaacagaataataagtttctaaagcttcgttatactTTCCCATCTTGCTCAAACAGTTTGCGGTATTATGTTTTGTACCCAATGTAGACGGATGGtcgatacctaaaatttcagtttgtattttattaacagcataataaatttctaaagctttgtTATATTTTCCTATTTCGATCAAACAGTTTGCGACATTATTTTTTGTACCAATTGTtgacggatggttgatacctaaaatttcagtttgcattttatcaacagaataataaatttctaaagcttcgttatattttcccatatcgctcaaacagtttgcgatattatgttttgtattCATTGTtgacggatggttgatacctaaaatttcagtttttattttatcaacagagtaataaatttctaaagcttcgttatattttcccatctTGCTcaaacagtttgcgatattaTAATTTGTATCAAGAGTTAGTTCATTTTTTTCTCcataagttttttcattaaaactttgaaCAGCTTTTAGTATTTCAATTAATTCTTGAAATAAACCTTTACATGATAAGAAATCATAAACAACACTTGACGATCGGTGAAAGGTTTCCGTcatactttttctatttttccgAAACATGTgcagaaaatgaaaaacaaaatcttttccATAATCAGCGTGATAGCTTATatcatttaacttaaaaataaaataattttctataagACTGCAGAATGTTTTTGTACTTGAattcttattttgaaaatatttacatgacaaCTGTGTGAGATCGtgcattgaatattttttatcgCCAAAATAATCTAGTAATGAATAACTGACCAGTAATCTAATGGCGTCATCAATCAAGTATTCATCTTTTATTGCAATGTATTTTGAAATTTGGACTATAAAATGTTTGCTGATATTTTGACCATCGCAATGTGATAAACAGTTCAGTAATTTTAATGAAACACCTTCATCATTTtctaattttgataaaactaaatttatagtTTGCACAGCAGACATCGATTCTTCTTCGGTTGGAAATTTATCATCATCTAGTATTTGTACGGGATGCAATCCATATCGATTTAAATATGTTTCAATTGTGACTGAGTGTgcgtttatatattttatcgcTTGAGTGATAGCAAAAGGATGAAAACCAAGctcttttattaattcttttaacttttcgTCTGAATTTGtactaatgttgttttttatataaacaaaagcTTCTTCAGAAGAAAAAACATCTACTGACATCAGATTTACGTTATTTGACCACGTTCTCCATTGAGTGGTGATCAAAGTAAAAGACTTCGGTTTCGTTGAAATGTACATTTTAAAGTTCCTAATACTTTCATTGTCaatgttatcaaaaatatacaaagtgtttttgtttttaaaatagttatgtaTTTTTTCGATAGCttcattaatatcaaaagaattattttttgtaaatttttctgaatctttaacaataaaacCTAGTTTTTGATAAAGGGCTTCCACTGAAGTACTTAATTTTCCAAATGCTGCATTTATCCATATAATGTTttcataaaacttattatattcTTGACAATATTTTCTGGCTACTTGCGTCTTTCCAACACCAGACATTCCGCATAATACTAAAGGTTTTTTCGTATCTTGTTCCTGAAATAAATAACGATGTATTTCTTTAAGTTCTTTGTTACGTGGATGGAAATTTTCCATAGAGGGTTGGACGCAAAACATTGAATTTAAAGACaattctataataaaaacttatttcattAACAGGAgcgaaataaaactaatttacgATTAgtaaataagcaattttttgttatttaaaagctTTGAAGTAAAAGCggatgtttaatttttaaagtaatgagTTTATTAAGTTTGGAATTGTTAGAAAACGTTCTTAATACTCTCGAGAATTCATATATAAGTGAATTTCCTAATGAAAAtctcaaatcaaaaaaaaagaaaaatattctatgagttttgttttaacgGTTAATTCTTTACTTCGTGTTTTTTACcagatttttaatattgcaaCATTTGGTTAAAACTTTTCTACAATGAAATATGTTGTCAAACTCATTTATTTCCATATAAATTcctataataatatttctaaatgttatctttataatttataaatattattttttaatccttCTAACCTAGCCCAACGCAACAGAGATGAAAGAATGGCGTGACCCCAACCTTCCTTAAAAATGAATCATTTGGGACGTTTTTGTACAATCAGTCGGCAAATTGgaaccattttttaaatcaatttattcgGCAAAACCGGACttgtactattttttttagttggcaaattgaaaaattatttgaccattttgtttgtttgtcgGCAAAAACTTTAAAGGAAATCACCCCGACCCTTTACTTAACACCTACTCGCGTCGGCCCTAATTCTAACAAATAAAAGGTTTACCAAAAAATACTGACACGTTTTTTTGAAGCTTGAGATTAATTTACCAGTAATGAATTTcaaatacttatattttaaagattgtCCATTAATCACGCAacgcaaaacttattttaaaaataaaagaagggGATCATTTTACTCTTTTGCGCGGTGGTTTTCGCTGGATTTGAAAGATTGTTTATATACTTAGTTTAATTAAAGACACTGCAATGGAAACCTTTGGATCCTTTGTCTTCTGTCTATAAGATTAATTTTGTGTAACATAATTTATGGACTATCCCTTATGTTAAAAGTGGTGTGGTTTTGacataatatataagtattatatagtATGAGCAGGGGcgccaaaaacattttttggtctttgagatagctaactttcagacatggagcaaactccaaacatttatatgtttatacttatatcaaacaAGGAtcctttgcaaaaaattgcgatgattggagcttgggaacaaaaagccctaaaatttttcCCTCTTGCCCCGATTTGCTCATAATTGCCATATatgtagttataataaaataagtaagaaaGTGTAAGAAAACTTGCAGAACTAAGACTAAGAGAAATATTTTCATCGAAAACCATTGTTGTACTTCTTGTACAtagaatataaaacaaactaaaaatataaaaagttaccatattatgtgtttttttttttataaaacacacaAATATTTTGGGGTCTCGATAAAATTGGTTTCgataattatgaaatttttttctttataaaaacaaggTTATCCAATTTTGTAAGTTCTTTATTTTGAGGTATTGTTTTGTTATACAATTGTTATATAAGTAGGGGCCAAGgcatacaataaaaaatttcgatacttttttttatgagcAATAAGAAGTTTCCTGTTCCTTGTGTATATCTGTTGccactgatttaaaaaaaaatatcaataaaactcGAGTCCAACCGAAGACATATTttcgaatttaaaaaatgcctgCGTTCGGACTCACATTCCGTCCTCACGCTCCTGTATACTTTCGTTTTCTCTATGCTGCACACTCattctagataaaaaaaatatttacaaatatttagttatactttgttaaaaatatatttacataaaaaattattatgctttTCTGAAAAGTTAAAACCGTTAACTatcatataatattatatttctatataaaatttgaatattcaAAAAACTCGATGGTTCAAGAATTTGTCAATGCAGTAAATAAACTTGTAAGGTTTTTTCTACCATTCTTCATTTCGTCTACCTTTATTAAGGAATTCATAACTACATTTTATACCGATATTTAATAATGAGCTAATTCCAATAATTCACGAGAGAGACTACGCAATACGTTTTGATAAGGGTAAAAGAGCACTCTTTTACTCTAGCTGTTATGTAATATTTACTCTCTTGAAGAACTTTgttaacgttttttaatttacctttttttttttgacacaaatATTTACCTTGTCGAACTATAGAACAATAGCTTTAGcgtaaataacattttacaatgtcGAAGATGAAAAATAACGTTATTGTAACTAATGTTATTACAACGTTAGATTAACCTATCAAAAATCCAACTTTGGATTGACATCGTGTGCCCACTGACTTCAGGAGGCAATGTATGaaattaatatcttttaatataagttgaggttaaacaatattatttcaatattcaGCAAAGCGtctttatttaatgtaaacgagtgtaaataaatttttgaagtaaattttgctttatttttagaagttagtATACATTGTTAATAGTTCATTCGAGTTAGCTACTTACGTTTCCCCAAGACTTAAGTCCCTATGTTGTTTCACCTAAATATATCGGCTTCTTCtattttctgatcatcagtatcACTAATGGTAATAAACTATCAGTGACATTTAAACCATTGTTCTTTGTCCCTCGTCAACTTTCTCTCAGATCTCTCAGCCCTTGCCGTTAAAATACCTAAatcttcaaatttattttcatcgCTGTCATTCTCTCAACgatactaattttataatgaaGACTTTGTAAATTTGAGGCAAGAGCTATTCTCAAGTCTCTCATATATCTTGGTACGCTATCagctttaatatttatttttttgagtatattGGTTAAATTACCAGTTTTCAAATTAATGTCGACGGGACAAGCATAAACTTGTCATTTAATTCTATAAGTACGGTAACCTGAAGTGATCTACCATGTAATTCTATGTTATTCCCCTTTTAATTGGTAGACACCAGATATACTTGTTTTTAGAGAAGCAGGTGTAAACTATTCTTGCGTTCCAATCGATGGTATTGCATTAAACAAAATACCGCTTGTAACGTATATAATTGTCCCCTTGTTTCAGTATATTACATACTGTGTGGTGGTTTCGCTCAGCAGTTCCATTTCCTAATGGTTTTTATCATCATTTATACATATTTGGTACACACCATTTCTCacatatcttttttaaactcatttcaTCTAAACACCACTCCATTATTCATCACTAGTTCTTGTGGTGTGCTCCCAAAACACGGAATCCATTTGACTCACTACGCTTTTCGCAAAAACCTTTCATTAAAGGGCGAATCTATGTGGTTTATTGTCACTAACTGTTGGATATGATGACTCTTTATAGTGAATCATGTCACAAGCGATAGGTTATCTCGTAACTCATTCATCTAACAATCTAagatttcattttattaatactGGATCAATTAAATTACATTGACAACATTTACGAACACATTCTCTAAAGTTTTTAACTACTTGCGGAATTATTTGTTACACATATTGTTCAACTAGCGTCAAAACAATGACTTGATTTTGGTTTTGCGAGCTTCTTCTGCAGTAGCTTTTTTAACGTTTCCTCATAAAAGCTCATTCAAATTCAATTCATCTCAatgtttttgtgtatttttttattaaatcttacaacagagaaacttttttttttattattatttctggTCCTATTAATTGAACCCTATAACATGCAGTCagtacaatttttaataaccaTTCACCTTTTACTGAGTCGGTGAATACTGATATGCTCTTTATGTCCGACTTAACGGCTAGATTTATCTCACCCATCACAGCGTCTAGTTCAGTTATAACAATATACATGACATCATTAATGCTTCGTATCCCTATTCTACTAGCTTCTCTTAAAACTGAAACAATTTTGCATAAGGTCGTGGAAAGAATCACACCACAACGTGGCAGATTTTGAATCCCTCATCACCCGTTTCTCTTATATGATCACTAACTTCCAATCGGCGCAATATGACTGTGCTTAATCTCAGATTAGAATATCCCAAAAATCTTCTTgactaagaaattttttaaaactgcagTCAAATCTGAGCCAGCTTCTGACAGGATATTGTCCGATGAAGTGTCCGcatatattcaaaaaagtctctgtcgttttttttttctttttttctttttgtcgttttttttttttctttttttctttttttttctttttgactttaaaataatgttgcCACGTTTCCAGCAAAATTCGATCTTTTCATTTCTTAATAGTTGCAAACACAACACTCgtgcaatatttaatttttcatctcTTGTGCAAACAATTCATACCACACAAAATAATTCTTATCactattttttcatctttttcataTGGTTTCGACCAAAAATTTTCCACCTCATAGTCCATCTCTTCATTAATTTGATTTATCAACTAGTTTTTCTTGAACACCGCGACAAACCACCTTGGTTTATCAAGTTTCCATTTGTATTTAGAAGTTCACTTTATGTCTAATCCTTCATAGCAATAGATTGTTTATCCATATGAATTTAAACAAAACCAAATTCAATCATTCCATTGTGCACTCTTTCACATTGATTAATTGCAATTATAccaatcattaaaattataacttatgcTTGCAATTGTTTTTCTTAAGATATTTTACAAGCTCAAGTTTGTAAAACTTGAGTTTTACAAACTCAACTTATACACAAACTCAAGTTTGTAAAATACCTTGACCCACTTGACTTTTGGTCCTTATTTCATTTTaagaagtttattttaaaaatagcattaaTTCAAATACCAATTGTTTCAAACACTGCAGCAATTATGTAAAtagtaattcaattttaaagacATTATCTCCATCTTGcaataagtgtttttatttatcttcacATTCACTAGACAACGTATACCTCACCTCTTCTGGAATAGTGTGTGGTACTCCTTTTGTTACAGATATTGTTTTTAGTGGAAATATAATACGTACTCTACCTAAAATTTTCCTTCATTATGCATATGAATTTGTATAAACACTTAAACTGTAGTGTATGCAATGTTTCATTAATTAAGTAATGCAtgtgtaaaatgtatttaataaaaatttttaggcgttatgtttatatttaaagttatatacatAAAGTcccatgaaaaaatatttttttttaacttgacatATTTTCTGCTGATTTAGATTTTATTGGCTTAATCGTTATTGTGGTATTTGTTtgatagatatttttatatgaaaattgttatataataataatttttagattatttttaattcttttttttgatatttacaagtgagagtttatttttttatattctcgaattttatttctttatatttcagGTAATACATATTTGAATTACCTGGAATATATATGTTAGTATGCATTTAAATTATACATGGTTATTTACTATTAAAGATATCAACTCAATCTTTTTGACAGAAAGAGGAAAAAAGGTGGACTACAAAACTAAAGTCTGAGGAGACATGCAATCATGCTTTTGAATATGAATGTTATTCCTGTTGTGATAAAATAGCGCCAAAACAAATATCCccttcagtattttttttacaggttCATAGCAATAAGCCTCGTGATTATGATTATGATTCTGCATACCTTTATCTCTTTAGATGTTTCTGTaagcttataaataaaaatcaaataggTGCAGTTAAAGAAATGTATGA is a window of Hydra vulgaris chromosome 15, alternate assembly HydraT2T_AEP DNA encoding:
- the LOC124810870 gene encoding uncharacterized protein LOC124810870 isoform X2, translating into MEEEGVCNEFDDLKVQKLPQEVLNTLAYELPYDWRKLARRLDIGDEKIDCVLSEFATAFEQTYQILNSWVKKYPNKVWKDIKDGLVDCERSDVIVKCERKLSLNSMFCVQPSMENFHPRNKELKEIHRYLFQEQDTKKPLVLCGMSGVGKTQVARKYCQEYNKFYENIIWINAAFGKLSTSVEALYQKLGFIVKDSEKFTKNNSFDINEAIEKIHNYFKNKNTLYIFDNIDNESIRNFKMYISTKPKSFTLITTQWRTWSNNVNLMSVDVFSSEEAFVYIKNNISTNSDEKLKELIKELGFHPFAITQAIKYINAHSVTIETYLNRYGLHPVQILDDDKFPTEEESMSAVQTINLVLSKLENDEGVSLKLLNCLSHCDGQNISKHFIVQISKYIAIKDEYLIDDAIRLLVSYSLLDYFGDKKYSMHDLTQLSCKYFQNKNSSTKTFCSLIENYFIFKLNDISYHADYGKDFVFHFLHMFRKNRKSMTETFHRSSSVVYDFLSCKGLFQELIEILKAVQSFNEKTYGEKNELTLDTNYNIANCLSKMGKYNEALEIYYSVDKIKTEILGINHPSTMNTKHNIANCLSDMGKYNEALEIYYSVDKMQTEILGINHPSTIGTKNNVANCLIEIGKYNKALEIYYAVNKIQTEILGIDHPSTLGTKHNTANCLSKMGKYNEALETYYSVEEIKTEILGIDHPSTLSTKHNIANCLSRMGKYNEALEVYYSVDKIKTEILGINHPSTIGTKNNVANCLSEIGKYNEALEIYYSVNKIQAEILGINHPSTISTKNNVANCLSKMGKYNEALEIYYSVDKIQTEILGINHPSTVTTKHNIANCLGKMGKYTEALEIYYSANIIQTEIFGINHPSTMDTKNNIANCLSKMGKYNEALEIYYSIDKIQTEILGINHPSTMDTKNNISNCLSEMGKN
- the LOC124810870 gene encoding uncharacterized protein LOC124810870 isoform X3; translated protein: MSGVGKTQVARKYCQEYNKFYENIIWINAAFGKLSTSVEALYQKLGFIVKDSEKFTKNNSFDINEAIEKIHNYFKNKNTLYIFDNIDNESIRNFKMYISTKPKSFTLITTQWRTWSNNVNLMSVDVFSSEEAFVYIKNNISTNSDEKLKELIKELGFHPFAITQAIKYINAHSVTIETYLNRYGLHPVQILDDDKFPTEEESMSAVQTINLVLSKLENDEGVSLKLLNCLSHCDGQNISKHFIVQISKYIAIKDEYLIDDAIRLLVSYSLLDYFGDKKYSMHDLTQLSCKYFQNKNSSTKTFCSLIENYFIFKLNDISYHADYGKDFVFHFLHMFRKNRKSMTETFHRSSSVVYDFLSCKGLFQELIEILKAVQSFNEKTYGEKNELTLDTNYNIANCLSKMGKYNEALEIYYSVDKIKTEILGINHPSTMNTKHNIANCLSDMGKYNEALEIYYSVDKMQTEILGINHPSTIGTKNNVANCLIEIGKYNKALEIYYAVNKIQTEILGIDHPSTLGTKHNTANCLSKMGKYNEALETYYSVEEIKTEILGIDHPSTLSTKHNIANCLSRMGKYNEALEVYYSVDKIKTEILGINHPSTIGTKNNVANCLSEIGKYNEALEIYYSVNKIQAEILGINHPSTISTKNNVANCLSKMGKYNEALEIYYSVDKIQTEILGINHPSTVTTKHNIANCLGKMGKYTEALEIYYSANIIQTEIFGINHPSTMDTKNNIANCLSKMGKYNEALEIYYSIDKIQTEILGINHPSTMDTKNNISNCLSEMGKN